A single region of the Campylobacter sp. MIT 99-7217 genome encodes:
- the nifJ gene encoding pyruvate:ferredoxin (flavodoxin) oxidoreductase translates to MGKKIMKTMDGNEAAAYASYALTEVAGIYPITPSSPMADHTDAWAAQGKKNIFGMPVRVVEMQSEAGAAGTVHGSLQAGALTTTYTASQGLLLKIPNMYKIAGQLLPCVIHVAARSIASQALSIFGDHQDIYAARQTGFALLCSHSVQETMDLAGLAHLCAIKGRVPFLHFFDGFRTSHEIQKIELMDYADLERLVDKEAIREFKNSCLTPENPKTRGTAQNDDIYFQTRELANRFYDALPDVVNDYMKEISAITGRIYKPFVYYGDPQAERIIIAMGSVTQTLEQVVDYLNAKGEKVGILKVYLYRPFSLKYFFDVMPSSVKKIAVLDRTKEPGSLGEPLYLDVRAAFYGRENTPLIVGGRYGLSSKDVNPAQMFAVFENLNQANPKNNFTVGIVDDVTHTSLEVKDNISLSNESTTECLFYGLGADGTVGANKNSIKIIGDETDFYAQAYFAYDSKKSGGYTRSHLRFSKKPIRSTYLVTTPHFVACSVAAYLETYDVLEGIRKNGTFLLNSIWSPEETIEHLPNKVKKILAEQEINFYIINATKLARDIGLGNRTNTIMQSAFFKLTEIIPFEDAQKYMKEFAKKTYGNKGDAIVEMNCKAIDIGADGLKKVEVDPSWKNLPQDEEKEEIHAYKGTEFVQKIAKPMEAAKGDSLPVSAFLGYEDGSFESGTTEYEKRGVGVLVPRWIEANCIQCNQCASVCPHAVIRPFLINDDELEKAPQGVKDHALDAKGTKGEKLKFKIQVSPLDCTGCELCAQECPTKEKSLVMVPLEEEMDFGEQENADYLFKKIAYKDDIVAKENVKGAQFAQPLFEFHGACPGCGETPYITLVTRLFGERMIVANATGCSSIYGGSAPSTPYRKNIKSGHGPAWGNSLFEDNAEFGFGMKVAVDTIRHRIENIMLENMEKVPNALSALFKEWIANKEDGAKTTELRDKMLPILEANKGQKAIDELLEIKHFITKKSQWIFGGDGWAYDIGYGGLDHVLASGENVNVLVLDTEVYSNTGGQSSKSTRTGAVAQFAAAGKPVQKKDLGQIAMTYGYIFVAQVNSNANYNHVIKALMMAEAYEGPSLVICYSPCIAHGIKGGLGHSGNQGELATKCGYWPLYTFDPRLQDQGKNPLNLVGKEPDWDLYESFLMNEVRFNSLKRTNPEHASELFAKNKADAQRRYRQLKRFASADFSDEVGENHSKD, encoded by the coding sequence GCAGCTTATGCTTCTTATGCTTTGACTGAGGTTGCTGGAATTTATCCTATTACTCCTAGCTCTCCTATGGCTGATCACACTGATGCCTGGGCTGCTCAAGGGAAGAAAAATATCTTTGGAATGCCTGTTAGAGTGGTTGAAATGCAAAGCGAGGCAGGAGCAGCTGGAACTGTGCATGGCTCTTTACAAGCTGGGGCATTAACCACGACTTATACAGCTTCTCAAGGGCTTTTGCTTAAGATTCCAAATATGTATAAGATCGCAGGGCAGCTTCTTCCTTGCGTAATCCATGTAGCAGCAAGATCCATTGCTTCTCAGGCTCTTTCTATCTTTGGAGATCATCAAGATATCTATGCAGCAAGACAAACAGGCTTTGCCTTGCTTTGCTCTCACTCAGTGCAAGAGACTATGGACTTAGCAGGACTAGCTCATCTTTGTGCGATTAAGGGTAGAGTGCCTTTTTTACACTTTTTTGATGGCTTTAGAACGAGTCATGAAATTCAAAAAATCGAGCTTATGGATTATGCTGATTTAGAAAGACTCGTAGATAAGGAAGCTATAAGAGAATTTAAAAACTCCTGTCTTACTCCTGAAAATCCAAAAACCAGAGGCACAGCTCAAAATGATGACATTTATTTTCAAACAAGAGAGCTTGCAAATCGCTTTTATGATGCCCTGCCTGATGTGGTAAATGATTATATGAAAGAAATTTCAGCCATTACAGGTAGAATTTATAAGCCCTTTGTGTATTATGGAGATCCTCAGGCTGAAAGGATTATCATTGCTATGGGTTCTGTTACTCAAACCCTAGAACAAGTGGTTGATTATTTAAATGCAAAAGGTGAAAAAGTAGGGATACTCAAGGTTTATCTTTATAGACCATTTAGCTTAAAATACTTCTTTGATGTTATGCCAAGCTCAGTTAAAAAAATAGCGGTCTTAGATAGGACTAAAGAACCCGGAAGCTTAGGAGAGCCTTTATATCTTGATGTAAGAGCAGCCTTTTATGGTAGGGAAAATACCCCTCTTATAGTAGGTGGTAGATACGGTCTTTCTTCAAAGGATGTTAATCCAGCTCAAATGTTTGCCGTTTTTGAAAATTTAAACCAAGCTAATCCTAAAAACAACTTCACAGTAGGTATAGTCGATGATGTAACCCATACTTCACTTGAGGTAAAGGACAATATTTCTTTAAGCAATGAAAGCACTACAGAATGCCTTTTTTACGGACTTGGTGCTGATGGAACTGTGGGTGCTAATAAAAACTCTATTAAGATCATAGGCGATGAGACTGATTTTTACGCTCAGGCTTATTTTGCCTATGATTCGAAAAAATCAGGAGGCTATACGAGAAGTCATTTGCGTTTTTCTAAAAAGCCTATTCGCTCAACCTATCTTGTAACAACCCCCCATTTTGTCGCTTGTAGTGTGGCTGCTTATCTTGAAACTTATGATGTGCTTGAGGGCATACGCAAAAATGGCACTTTCTTACTCAACAGCATTTGGTCGCCTGAAGAAACCATTGAACATTTACCAAATAAGGTAAAGAAAATTTTGGCTGAACAAGAGATTAATTTTTATATTATCAATGCTACTAAATTAGCTAGGGATATAGGGCTTGGAAATCGCACCAATACCATTATGCAATCAGCCTTTTTTAAGCTTACTGAGATTATTCCCTTTGAAGATGCGCAAAAATATATGAAAGAATTTGCGAAAAAAACTTATGGAAATAAAGGCGATGCTATCGTTGAAATGAACTGCAAAGCTATTGATATAGGAGCTGATGGACTAAAAAAAGTTGAAGTTGATCCAAGTTGGAAAAATTTACCACAAGATGAAGAAAAAGAAGAAATTCATGCTTATAAGGGGACTGAATTTGTGCAAAAAATCGCCAAGCCTATGGAAGCAGCTAAGGGTGATAGTTTACCTGTGTCAGCCTTTTTGGGTTATGAAGACGGTTCTTTTGAAAGTGGTACAACAGAGTATGAAAAAAGAGGGGTTGGGGTGCTTGTGCCTCGCTGGATAGAAGCTAATTGTATCCAGTGCAATCAATGTGCCTCAGTTTGCCCTCACGCTGTGATCCGTCCTTTTTTAATCAATGATGATGAACTTGAAAAAGCACCACAAGGCGTAAAGGATCATGCTCTTGATGCTAAGGGAACGAAGGGAGAAAAGCTTAAATTTAAGATCCAAGTAAGCCCTCTTGATTGCACGGGTTGTGAGCTTTGCGCCCAAGAATGTCCAACCAAAGAAAAATCCTTAGTTATGGTTCCTTTGGAAGAAGAAATGGACTTTGGAGAGCAAGAAAATGCGGATTATCTTTTCAAAAAAATAGCTTATAAAGATGATATTGTAGCTAAAGAAAATGTTAAAGGAGCTCAGTTTGCTCAGCCTTTATTTGAGTTTCACGGAGCTTGTCCTGGTTGTGGAGAAACGCCTTATATCACTCTTGTAACAAGGCTATTTGGAGAAAGAATGATTGTAGCCAATGCTACTGGTTGTAGTTCTATTTATGGAGGTTCAGCCCCATCAACTCCTTATAGAAAAAATATAAAAAGTGGTCATGGTCCTGCTTGGGGAAATTCTTTGTTTGAAGATAATGCTGAATTTGGTTTTGGTATGAAGGTAGCTGTGGATACTATAAGACACCGCATAGAAAATATCATGCTTGAAAATATGGAAAAAGTGCCTAATGCTCTTTCAGCTCTTTTTAAAGAATGGATAGCCAATAAAGAAGATGGAGCAAAAACTACAGAATTAAGAGATAAAATGCTTCCTATTTTAGAGGCAAATAAAGGACAAAAAGCCATTGATGAACTTTTGGAGATCAAACATTTTATCACTAAAAAATCCCAGTGGATCTTTGGAGGCGATGGCTGGGCTTATGATATAGGCTATGGTGGGCTTGATCATGTTTTGGCTAGTGGGGAAAATGTCAATGTTTTGGTTTTGGATACTGAAGTGTATTCAAATACAGGAGGACAAAGCTCAAAATCTACTCGTACAGGTGCAGTAGCTCAGTTTGCAGCAGCGGGTAAGCCTGTTCAAAAGAAAGATTTGGGACAAATTGCTATGACTTATGGCTATATTTTTGTTGCTCAAGTTAATTCAAATGCAAATTATAATCATGTGATTAAGGCTTTAATGATGGCTGAAGCTTATGAGGGACCTTCTTTAGTCATTTGTTATTCTCCTTGTATAGCACATGGCATAAAAGGGGGCTTGGGACATTCTGGAAATCAGGGCGAACTTGCTACAAAATGTGGATATTGGCCTCTTTATACCTTTGATCCTCGTTTGCAAGATCAGGGTAAAAATCCTCTAAATTTGGTTGGAAAAGAGCCTGATTGGGATCTTTATGAGTCTTTTTTGATGAATGAAGTGCGTTTTAATTCTTTGAAAAGAACAAATCCTGAACACGCAAGTGAACTTTTTGCTAAAAATAAAGCCGACGCACAACGCAGATATAGACAACTTAAGCGTTTTGCTAGTGCAGATTTTAGTGATGAAGTAGGCGAAAATCATAGTAAGGATTAA
- the mshL gene encoding pilus (MSHA type) biogenesis protein MshL translates to MKFLSLKFIFVFLCVLSYAEANSCQKNLFDIQILEEVSLEESLQELALLCTFSIVVKDEKSKQKLSQMQKNIYIKQMSLKEIFDLLLQENNLHYDFNGKVLAISYIKTQSFKLSYITSIREGQSITKASVDTRARQNLASADENLDDNMIKTLEKFDFWETIEKELFELLEQADREEGAKNPIINANAGLITISGTFNQLKLVSSYIKNLQERLKKQVIIDVSIIAVKLNKTHSSGINWQNFNINFSSQATDTNSFINFQSNNNGSFFVKNLGLRAGIDFNSVLNFLSSNGETKVLSNPKLMALNNQQAIISVGDTINYQVKESSKSTDSGTTVSEIYNNYSIFVGILLNILPEISDEDKIMLRINPSLSDFKYVQDNRRQDIPRAIAPDTVQKKLSTVVQVENNQTLILGGLISKNEASDENSIHFLSKIPLFGNLFRGEENSSNTTEIVFIITPLIVSMENSPPSLTDLGFSI, encoded by the coding sequence ATAAAATTCTTATCCCTTAAATTTATTTTTGTATTTCTTTGTGTCCTTTCTTATGCCGAGGCAAATTCTTGTCAAAAAAATCTTTTTGATATACAAATTTTAGAGGAAGTGAGTTTAGAGGAAAGTTTGCAAGAATTAGCCTTACTTTGCACTTTTAGTATTGTGGTTAAAGATGAAAAATCAAAACAAAAACTTAGTCAAATGCAAAAAAATATCTATATCAAACAAATGAGTTTGAAAGAAATTTTTGATCTTTTGCTTCAAGAAAATAACCTACACTATGATTTTAATGGCAAGGTCCTTGCTATTTCTTATATAAAAACTCAAAGTTTTAAGCTTAGTTATATAACCTCTATAAGAGAGGGACAAAGTATCACAAAGGCTTCGGTCGATACAAGAGCAAGACAAAATCTTGCGAGTGCAGATGAAAATCTTGATGATAATATGATCAAAACGCTTGAAAAATTTGATTTTTGGGAAACTATAGAAAAGGAATTGTTTGAACTTTTAGAACAAGCTGATCGGGAGGAAGGAGCTAAAAATCCTATCATCAATGCAAATGCGGGACTTATCACGATAAGTGGCACTTTCAATCAACTTAAGCTTGTCAGTAGCTATATCAAAAATTTACAAGAAAGATTAAAAAAACAAGTTATTATTGATGTAAGTATCATCGCTGTAAAACTCAATAAAACGCATTCTAGTGGGATAAATTGGCAAAATTTTAATATCAATTTTAGCTCACAAGCTACAGATACAAATTCATTTATAAATTTTCAAAGCAATAACAATGGATCATTTTTTGTTAAAAATTTAGGACTTAGGGCTGGGATTGATTTTAATTCGGTTTTAAATTTTCTCTCAAGCAATGGAGAAACAAAGGTTCTTTCAAATCCAAAACTTATGGCTTTAAATAATCAACAAGCCATAATCTCAGTAGGCGATACGATTAATTATCAAGTCAAAGAAAGTTCGAAAAGTACAGATAGCGGTACGACAGTGAGCGAAATTTATAATAATTATTCCATTTTTGTGGGTATTTTGCTTAATATTTTGCCAGAAATTTCAGATGAAGACAAGATTATGCTGAGGATAAATCCAAGTTTGAGTGATTTTAAGTATGTTCAGGATAATCGTCGCCAAGATATACCCCGTGCCATAGCCCCTGATACAGTGCAAAAAAAGCTTTCTACTGTTGTTCAGGTTGAAAATAACCAAACACTTATTTTAGGAGGATTGATCAGCAAAAATGAAGCAAGTGATGAAAACTCCATTCATTTTTTATCTAAAATTCCTCTTTTTGGGAATTTATTTAGAGGAGAAGAAAATAGCTCAAACACCACAGAAATAGTTTTTATCATTACTCCTCTCATCGTTTCTATGGAAAATAGTCCACCCTCTTTAACTGATCTGGGTTTTAGCATATGA
- a CDS encoding ATP-binding protein, translating into MNFIKLKSQILAYESILAALNSNKRLILLIGKSGSGKSFLLEFLAKKHNFLLLNEPFFEEKTFLASLYKKAFHEDKILDFQSLFDILRSKKEDKFIFLLDEVGMYDECLLEKIRILSDLHNVYFVLSLHKKQALFEEMHLKSRLGIELRLGDLSLEELRIYIEQKHEISGFKKAHLKWLDRVCFSNLRSLDKIFETFLKLETFYQKENIIKKHKELLELCALHHNLLG; encoded by the coding sequence ATGAATTTTATTAAGCTTAAAAGTCAAATTTTAGCTTATGAGAGTATTTTAGCTGCTCTTAATTCCAATAAAAGACTTATTTTATTGATAGGAAAAAGTGGTAGCGGTAAGAGTTTTTTACTTGAGTTTCTTGCTAAAAAACATAATTTTTTACTTTTGAATGAACCATTTTTTGAGGAAAAGACATTTTTAGCAAGCTTATATAAAAAAGCTTTTCATGAGGATAAAATTCTTGATTTTCAAAGTTTATTTGATATTTTAAGAAGTAAAAAAGAGGATAAATTTATATTTTTACTTGATGAGGTAGGCATGTATGATGAGTGTTTGCTTGAGAAGATTCGTATTTTAAGTGATTTGCATAATGTATATTTTGTTTTGAGCTTGCATAAAAAACAAGCTTTATTTGAAGAAATGCATTTAAAAAGTAGACTTGGTATAGAGCTTAGGCTTGGGGATTTAAGCTTAGAAGAACTTAGGATTTATATTGAACAAAAGCATGAAATAAGTGGATTTAAAAAGGCTCATTTAAAATGGCTTGATAGGGTTTGTTTTTCAAATTTAAGAAGCTTAGATAAGATTTTTGAAACTTTTTTAAAACTTGAAACCTTTTACCAAAAGGAAAATATTATCAAAAAGCATAAAGAACTTTTAGAACTTTGTGCTTTGCACCATAATTTATTAGGATAG
- a CDS encoding transformation system protein, with the protein MTKTQILELEERYKKFRLKRLMKRFLLIISCVFLCCGLYFFFLMHQEKEEALNLALKEKKNLTQKLELAKIKTQKQEVLLQRRIDKAENENKEDTKKEKIYVRAYALNPAQTKRDFYKKPSFKNAILLAHFYFENKAYEKSKFWALKANEIDKNNPEAWEIFIKSKLYLGQRSEALQVFTAYVSFYNPSNAQELKVLLDEF; encoded by the coding sequence ATGACAAAAACTCAGATCTTAGAACTTGAAGAAAGATATAAAAAATTTAGACTAAAACGCTTGATGAAGAGATTTTTGCTCATTATTTCTTGTGTATTTTTATGTTGTGGTCTGTATTTTTTCTTCCTTATGCACCAAGAAAAAGAAGAAGCACTAAATTTAGCTCTTAAAGAAAAGAAAAATTTGACTCAAAAACTTGAACTTGCAAAGATAAAAACACAAAAACAAGAAGTTCTTTTACAAAGGCGTATTGACAAAGCAGAAAATGAAAATAAAGAAGATACGAAAAAAGAGAAAATTTATGTTCGTGCATATGCCTTAAATCCTGCTCAAACTAAAAGAGATTTTTATAAAAAGCCAAGTTTTAAAAATGCCATTTTATTAGCTCATTTTTATTTTGAAAATAAGGCTTATGAAAAGAGTAAATTTTGGGCTTTAAAAGCAAATGAAATTGATAAAAATAACCCAGAGGCTTGGGAAATTTTTATCAAGAGCAAGCTTTATTTAGGTCAAAGAAGTGAAGCCTTGCAGGTTTTTACAGCTTATGTAAGTTTTTATAATCCAAGTAATGCACAAGAACTTAAGGTTTTGCTTGACGAGTTTTAA
- a CDS encoding molybdopterin molybdotransferase MoeA, protein MNLMPFEQSLELLHSHIKSYEKIEKIAITQCLDRILAEDIVALQDYPAYPTASMDGFAIKFSEQDENLDILGMTPAGSMPCFSLKGKDCVKTYTGSLMCEGSDTLVPIENVEIKENLLLIKEKVNLGFAVRKVGESYKKGELLLAKGTKLSYSELALLAELGYFHIAVFIKPVVGILSSGNEIKDLGESLENPAQIRSSNHIALANLAKKLGANAIIFPLLKDDENLVKTSLSNALKSCDILVSTGGVSMGDFDFLKKAMREYELIIDKVSVKPGRHIKIAKFEDKFILALPGFPYSSMVMFSLFAREILNSWLLQEKIHIFEAFLREDFEKKSPFLEFVACNVSFEGGKIYADLKGKKQGSSAIIGNLNHQSALMLAPNSLKKGELVKIMLMP, encoded by the coding sequence ATGAATTTAATGCCTTTTGAGCAAAGCCTTGAGCTTTTGCACTCTCATATCAAATCTTACGAAAAAATTGAAAAAATAGCCATTACTCAGTGTTTAGATAGGATTTTGGCTGAAGATATCGTTGCTTTACAAGACTATCCAGCCTATCCTACAGCTTCAATGGACGGCTTTGCGATAAAATTTAGCGAACAAGATGAAAACTTGGATATCTTGGGTATGACCCCGGCAGGTTCTATGCCTTGTTTTAGCCTAAAGGGCAAGGATTGTGTGAAAACTTATACAGGTTCTTTGATGTGTGAGGGTAGTGATACCCTTGTGCCGATTGAAAATGTCGAGATCAAAGAAAATTTGCTCTTAATCAAAGAAAAAGTAAATCTTGGTTTTGCAGTAAGAAAGGTAGGAGAAAGTTATAAAAAAGGCGAGCTTTTGCTAGCCAAAGGCACAAAGCTTTCTTATAGTGAGCTGGCTTTGCTTGCTGAGCTTGGGTATTTTCATATCGCTGTTTTTATTAAGCCTGTGGTTGGAATTTTAAGTAGTGGAAATGAGATCAAGGATTTGGGAGAAAGCTTAGAAAATCCAGCACAAATTCGCTCATCAAATCACATAGCCCTAGCCAACCTAGCAAAAAAACTTGGAGCAAATGCCATTATCTTTCCTCTTTTAAAAGACGATGAAAATCTTGTTAAAACAAGTCTTTCAAACGCCTTAAAAAGCTGTGATATTTTAGTAAGCACGGGTGGGGTTTCTATGGGGGATTTTGACTTTTTGAAAAAGGCTATGCGTGAGTATGAACTGATCATTGACAAGGTTAGTGTTAAACCGGGTCGTCATATCAAAATAGCTAAATTTGAAGACAAATTTATACTTGCACTGCCCGGCTTTCCTTATTCTTCCATGGTCATGTTTAGCCTTTTTGCAAGAGAGATCTTAAATTCTTGGCTTTTGCAAGAAAAAATACATATTTTTGAGGCTTTTTTAAGAGAAGATTTTGAAAAAAAATCGCCTTTTTTGGAATTTGTAGCTTGTAATGTGAGCTTTGAAGGTGGTAAAATTTATGCTGATTTAAAGGGCAAAAAACAAGGCTCAAGTGCTATCATAGGAAATTTAAATCATCAAAGTGCTTTAATGCTTGCACCAAACTCGCTTAAAAAAGGAGAACTTGTAAAAATCATGCTTATGCCTTAA
- a CDS encoding isochorismatase family protein codes for MKSKTSLFDASNSLFLGIDIQERLIPVMCYKDKVLKNANTLLKAAQIFGIKTLITEQYPKGLGSTCKQIEFESIEDLSKLEKHSPKPQCKLLEKISFSVFADEQICAFIKEQAPKNLFIFGIETHVCVLQSVIHALELGYKIWLIEDCLSSRAKENHQNALELMRDLGANITNVESVLFGHMLDAKNENFKAISGLIK; via the coding sequence ATGAAATCAAAAACAAGTCTTTTTGATGCTTCAAATTCGCTTTTTTTGGGTATTGATATCCAAGAAAGGCTGATTCCTGTGATGTGTTACAAAGATAAGGTGCTTAAAAATGCAAATACCCTACTTAAAGCTGCTCAAATTTTTGGTATAAAAACTCTTATTACTGAACAATACCCAAAAGGGCTTGGTTCAACCTGCAAACAAATAGAGTTTGAAAGCATTGAGGATTTGAGCAAACTTGAAAAACATAGTCCAAAACCTCAATGCAAGCTCTTGGAAAAAATCTCTTTTTCTGTCTTTGCAGATGAGCAAATTTGTGCCTTCATCAAAGAACAAGCTCCTAAAAATTTGTTTATCTTTGGTATAGAAACTCATGTTTGCGTGCTTCAAAGTGTTATTCATGCTTTAGAGCTTGGTTATAAGATTTGGCTTATTGAAGATTGTTTAAGTTCCAGAGCAAAAGAAAATCATCAAAATGCTCTAGAGCTAATGAGGGATCTAGGAGCAAATATTACCAATGTTGAAAGTGTGCTTTTTGGACACATGCTTGATGCAAAAAATGAAAATTTTAAAGCCATTAGTGGCTTGATAAAGTGA
- a CDS encoding HD domain-containing protein, with the protein MISVNLIEHIFKAASISRWNDYPRMANLVELDKQAHKFIIAYFIAKMEKDVDMRVIIEGGIFEFLSRVVVTDIRPDVYHEIVRQKKDEVNAWVLSKIEPLIEDIEEGAFLSRFESYLNSKEYAKERLILKAASYFATKWEFNIVYQTSAFLNDIDEIKNKVEEELEDYYELIGARKIALNQKIAKIIDLSGRLRFQKRWAQTPRIPETAVLGHMLVVAILSYFYSLKIKACDKRLENNFYCALFHDLPESLTRDIISPVKYGIEGLHELIGEYEMKLINDRILPFVPSDLKDEFAYILGIRKEETSEGVKFIKNEFENRIFKNGIASAFSGSLNSCNENELGAIDGKALKYCDKIAAFIEAGLSISYGVKSRELESGFLGMFEFFKDQPSIQAVNFYEICEEFMQYFNLYKILEIKTE; encoded by the coding sequence ATGATAAGTGTAAATTTAATCGAACATATTTTCAAAGCTGCTTCTATAAGTCGCTGGAATGATTATCCTAGAATGGCAAATTTAGTCGAACTTGATAAGCAAGCTCATAAATTTATCATCGCTTATTTTATCGCAAAAATGGAAAAAGATGTGGATATGAGGGTGATTATCGAGGGTGGAATTTTCGAGTTTTTAAGCCGTGTTGTGGTAACTGATATCCGCCCTGATGTGTATCACGAAATCGTGCGTCAAAAAAAAGATGAGGTCAATGCTTGGGTTTTAAGCAAGATCGAGCCTTTGATCGAGGATATCGAAGAAGGAGCGTTTTTAAGCCGTTTTGAGAGCTATTTAAACTCGAAAGAATACGCCAAAGAAAGACTCATTTTAAAGGCTGCTTCGTATTTTGCGACAAAATGGGAATTTAACATAGTGTATCAAACCTCAGCTTTTTTAAATGATATTGATGAGATTAAAAATAAGGTCGAGGAGGAGCTGGAGGATTATTATGAACTCATTGGGGCTAGGAAAATTGCTTTAAATCAAAAAATTGCTAAAATTATCGATCTAAGCGGGAGACTTCGCTTTCAAAAGCGTTGGGCGCAAACGCCTAGAATTCCAGAAACAGCCGTGCTTGGCCATATGCTTGTGGTGGCGATTTTGAGCTATTTTTACTCGCTTAAAATTAAAGCTTGCGATAAGAGGCTTGAGAATAATTTTTATTGTGCCTTGTTTCATGATCTTCCTGAAAGTCTTACAAGAGATATTATAAGCCCTGTAAAATACGGCATTGAGGGACTTCACGAGCTTATTGGCGAATATGAAATGAAGCTTATTAATGATAGAATTTTACCCTTTGTGCCAAGTGATTTAAAAGATGAATTTGCCTATATTTTGGGCATTAGAAAGGAAGAAACGAGCGAGGGCGTTAAATTTATCAAAAACGAGTTTGAAAATCGTATCTTTAAAAACGGCATTGCAAGTGCTTTTAGCGGGAGTTTAAACTCATGCAATGAAAACGAACTTGGAGCAATTGATGGCAAAGCACTGAAGTATTGCGATAAAATCGCTGCTTTCATAGAAGCTGGACTTTCCATAAGCTATGGGGTAAAATCTAGGGAGCTTGAGAGCGGATTTTTGGGAATGTTTGAGTTTTTCAAAGATCAGCCCAGCATTCAAGCTGTAAATTTTTATGAAATCTGTGAAGAATTTATGCAGTATTTTAATCTTTATAAAATTTTAGAGATAAAAACCGAGTAA
- the queC gene encoding 7-cyano-7-deazaguanine synthase QueC translates to MSKKALCIISGGMDSTLCAYLAKKQGYEIIALHFDYLQRTEDKERRCFEQICKALNVSKSYILDAHFIKQIGANALTDTGLAIPKNELNKGENPPITYVPFRNGIFLSIAGSLAEKEACESIFIGVVEEDGSGYPDCTKSFIKQAQNFINEGTSKNFKVSLEAPLLELNKGQIVALALQENVPLELTWSCYESEDMACGECDSCLLRLRGFEKAGVKDKIKYKKLEI, encoded by the coding sequence ATGAGCAAAAAAGCCCTTTGTATCATCAGTGGCGGTATGGACAGCACGCTTTGTGCGTATTTAGCAAAAAAGCAAGGTTATGAGATCATAGCGCTTCACTTTGACTATCTTCAACGCACGGAAGATAAAGAAAGGCGGTGTTTTGAGCAAATTTGCAAGGCTTTAAATGTGAGTAAATCTTACATTTTAGACGCTCATTTTATCAAGCAAATCGGTGCAAATGCCCTTACTGACACGGGTTTAGCCATTCCAAAAAATGAGCTTAACAAAGGAGAAAATCCACCCATTACCTATGTGCCTTTTAGAAATGGCATTTTTTTGAGCATAGCCGGAAGCTTGGCAGAAAAGGAAGCTTGCGAAAGCATTTTTATAGGCGTGGTTGAAGAAGATGGCAGTGGCTATCCAGATTGCACGAAAAGTTTTATTAAACAGGCTCAAAATTTCATTAACGAGGGAACGAGTAAGAATTTTAAAGTAAGCCTTGAAGCCCCTTTACTTGAGCTTAATAAGGGACAAATCGTAGCCCTAGCACTGCAAGAAAATGTACCCTTAGAGCTTACTTGGTCTTGCTATGAGAGCGAGGATATGGCTTGCGGGGAGTGTGATAGCTGCTTGCTTAGACTAAGAGGCTTTGAAAAAGCAGGTGTGAAAGATAAGATAAAATATAAGAAGCTAGAAATTTAA